TGTACACCATGTTTATACGGAAGATTTTGGCTGCTGAAAATTCATATTGTATGTGGCTGTTATTTCTTTTAAGATTTAATTTGCTACGAGATAGAGAACTTGTGAATTGTACTTGATCTTGTCAATACATTTTCCATCTTTGAAGAAGGGTATGAACTATGAAGTGACATTGTTTAATCCTTTTGTTGGTTCTGCAACAGGGAAATCTGTAAATGATGTTGATATGCTTGGTTTCCCTAATTTAAGTCTTGGATTGAAAGAAGTACTTCAAAGGCCAACTGCTTGTGAGAGAATAGTACATAGTAGAGTTGGCGAGGCTTCAAGTATTGTTGGAGCAACAATAGCTACCGAATTCTTCAAAAGTGAGATTTCCATGGACATGGTTGTTTCTGGCTCATTATGCAGGCAGACTGCACCCCTAAAagagtccctttcaagaattgTTTCCGACTACGGCAGTAAAATTTTGCTGTCTGAATCAGATAAAAAACCTAAAATATCTAAAAAGAAGGGGAAAAAACAGCCTAAACCGAGTTTAAATGGAAAACCTAAAGGTTGTGATGGTGTTGATGATTGGCAAGGCCTTCCACCATGGGAATCACTAAATGGAGGCGATGGATGCCCAAAGTTTCTTTGTGATGTGATGGTAATTTGATATTCTTCTGTTGTTTACCTTATATTTTAAAGCGTCTAGATAACTTGACTTGTGTTAAATTTCTTGTGCATGATAAAATAAGCTTTTTCCAGATTGAAGGATTGGCAAAACATTTACGCTGTGTCGGAATTGATGCTGCAACCCCCCACTCAAAGAAGCCTGAGAGCAGGTATCAGTCAAGCTTGCGAGTGCTGTAGTTGAATGTTCTGTCTTCCGTGTGTAGTTCTGATACAATCGTTGATATCATCTTTTCCAGGGAGCTAGTAGATCAGGCACAGAGGGAGAGAAGGGTGATCTTGACTCGGGATGCCAAATTGTTGAGGCATGACTATTTATTAGATAATCAAATATATAGAGTGAAGAGTCTTCTCAAGAATGAACAGCTACTTGAGGTAACACATGATCTGACTTTATAAGTAAATTCGAAATGGACAGATTCTAGTTATGGCTGAAATTATGATAAAACTATTTCATGCCTCAGTTGCGAATTTGTACATATTGGTTATTCAAAATTAGTGCTTGTCGAAGAGTTAGGGATGGTATATCAATCTTGCATATATTTTTCTGTCCTTTGACCAAAGAACAAAATGTATTAAGTACGTTGTCTACTTGTCTATTTTCAAATTGTTTCTCAACTTTCATATTCTTAAGCTTAGCTTCTCAGATCTGTACCTGGTCCAATTTACCCTAACCAAACTCTAACTGTTACCTGAAACTCTGAAGGTGCTGAAAGTACATGACCGGAAATGAAATTGACCCAGCCCCAGCTGACCAAACCTGGAAAATTGATTTGATTATCATCGAGTGATTTATGTTAACAAACTAATTGATGATAGACCCCTCCGTATATGACCCGATCCAGGACCAAAATTGATCTGATTGAGTGAATGACTCATCACCCAGCTCTGATCTAAACCAAATGGAGCCAACTCAAATCTGATCTGACAATCTGTTCCCCACCTGTAGTAATAAAACTTGAGCTTGTGGTTAAATATAGGTCATTAGGTGTCTTAGTGCTTATGCTGGCGGAGCCACGTGGGCGCAAGGGTGGTCGTCTGACCAcccatttttttcaaaaaaaactttATACCTTGTATTTAttagaaaaattaaataaatacggattaaataattagtttattaacaTGCCGACATCCCGACTAAAAATCCTTGCTCCGCCACTAGTTATGCCATAAGATTTCAATTATCGAGTTGTGAACTATCCTCCTCTTTAAGATTGAAATGGAAGAACCAAAACTCGAGATGTATTACAGACTTACAGTAGTAATCTAAGTTTGCTGGTCTTGTCTTGAGCTAATGTTAAGAGTGAAACCACTTTGTCAGGAACCTGAAATTGAGGTGTTTTGCACAGGTTATTCAAACATTTCAGCTAAAAATTTCTGAGGACAGCCTTATGTCAAGGTGCACAAAATGCAATGGCAGATTTATTCATAAACCATTGACAACAGAAGAGGCTATCGAAGCTGCCAAAGGTTTTCAGAAAATACCTAATTGCCTTTTCAACAAGAATTTAGAGTTCTGGCAATGCATGGACTGCAATCAGCTATATTGGGAGGTACGTATTTGCTTCTTAGTATGCCTGACAAAGTGACGATGTCGATTATCTGTACTTTCTCTTTGACCGAAACTCTCATAGTTAAGGATATGACATACTTTTACAAACACTATTTTTGGATAAGAGGAAATGGGGAGAAAGGAGGGATGGAAAGGAAAGGGAGGGGAACAAGTTCCCTTGTTTGGATAAGGGTTGGTAGGAAGGAGATCGAGAGGTAGGGATTCATTTTCTCTCCAAAATTGGAGAGATTCGGAGGAAAAATGAAGCTCCGCTTTCCCCTTCTATCTTGCTATCCAACAAAGTGTAAAAGATCCTTTATATGAGTTCAAATCATAATTGATGACATGACATAATTTGGCAAATCCAAGCATAAACCAACTCTTATATTTTAGTAAATGTTGCAACTTTTTTcttaaatttcaaaatataatTTGTGATTTTCTGACTGAGGGAGTACATTTATTTGTAATGCGTCTTGTATAGTTGAATTTCTTTTGGGAGGAAATATCAATTAGATGCTTTGTCCGTGGCACATTTGTATCATTGTATGTGCCGTAAAGACCATTGTCAAATTAGTAGCCGACTGCCTGAGGCTCCTACAGTCCTGCCTTAAGGCTGTATTTGAAGGCTAAATGTATGCAAGTATGAAATATAATCCTTAgtgattttatttaaatattcatttattttaaaaattttgaTTCTCAAGTCCTGACTTAATGTGAATGTTTGGGCATTAGGCATCTATGAAACgaaattgaaagaaaaaatcTTTTACATAAAAGTTGAAAGGAAGTTGTACGCTTTTTTTTCCCTCTTTTCTTTTATCGTGGGATTAACAATGGAGGTCATAGTATTGCATGAAAGTCAATCCTTTAGGAGTAATACTCTTGACTCTTTGAGTCTTTGAGAAGTTTGGTGATACATAACATTTGACTTTACCAAGGAGAAGTCATACCTCTGACTGTGATGTAATGGTGTGAGTTTTGATTGCGAAATATCTCGTGATTTCAAGAAGCTAGAACTTGCatacttttctttctttcttttgcttGGTTATAATTCTTGATTCTCGTTAACGTAATCACAGGGAACACAGTATCATAATGCAGTCCAGAAATTCATCAACATCTGTAGCTTGGGTGAATAGTACACCGCCTCTCGTGTTCATCGTGAATCGTGATGAAGCTGGTGTTGCCTATCAGAAATGACCACAACCTTGGTAAAATCTGCATCTGCAGTATTTTCAGAGTCAAAGCTAACTTCTTCCCTGTGTACATCTGCTCTGTTGATTTGTCTATGCAGCATTGTAGAAAAATCAAATGTAATGCAATTTCAACCTTCAAAAGCTAGATTtcccagttgaggttttgaTCTTTCTACCCTGATCTGCATTTATGGTTGAAATTATGCAGATGTATATCTCTATTATCTGTTAAATGGTTCTGGTTTAACTAGATATGCTTATACTAGGCACTACCTATCATATGTGCCTCTTTTATTGTGTTTGGGTGTGGTAAAAATAGAGCAAATCACCGAGTTTTATTAGGGAAATGATTTTGGCATAACAACATTTGGTTTTGTCTCTTGTTATGAGAGCACAATCTTCTGTGCACCACTCACGAGGAGTCGAGGAGGTGTGCCAAAATCAATTTTCAAAGTTTATATATCTAGGAATAGAGGTAGGTGTTTTGGTGACTTCATCTTTTGTAGGGCCCTCTCACAATACCAATTTTATAGCTATCTATTTTgtcagtgataaattttttcattatcATAAAATTAttccttcaaaatcactaataatgtactacgtaaaaatttatcatttaaccctttaaaatgtttatccatcATTTTTTTTCATAAACCAAATAGTGAATAAGAattagataaacattttaaaaggttaaatagTTATCTTTATATTCCCTCCGTtcatttttattctttacgtttggcaTCATGTACGAAAAGTAATGATTAATTAATGTGGATTGAgattctttcttttttatttaaacaatacaaattgctttatttataatatttcacttttattaaaaaaaaaatgacacGGAAAAAGTGTTAGATATTTAACGTTCCAATAGAAAAATGGAAGAGATttagggtgcgttctattcacctgattttcacttattttttctgaattttctaaactgaacttatctaaacttattagaatttatcaaaacttattttagttataaattatacttggtcagcctttatttttttcctgaacttatattaactaaacttatatgaatttatctgaacttatttttcctgaaataagtggaaataaggtgaacagaacatagCCTTAGTGtcccaataaatttaattaattaaataatcacttGACACAATTTTTGATATAATATTGGTCTGTTATCTGTTAAATGGTTCTGGTTTAACTACATATGCTTATACTAGGCACTACCTATCATATATGCCTCTTTTATTGTGTTTGGGTGGGGTAAAAATAGAGCAAATCATAGAGTTTAATTAGGGAAAATGATTTTGGCTAACAACAATTGGTTTTGTCTCTCGTTATGAGAGCACAATCTTCTGTGCTCCACTCACGAGAAGGTGTGTCAAAATCAATTTCTGAagtttatatactccgtatctaGGAATAGAGATAAGTATTTTGGTGACTTCATCTTTTGTAGGTCCCTCTCATAATACCAATTTTATAGCTATCTATTTTGTTAGTgataaaaattttcattttcataaATTCCTTCAAAATCACTATTAAATATTAATGTACTACGTAAAAATTTACGGAgtatcatttaaccctttaaaatccATCATTTTTTTTCATGAACCAAATAGTGAATAAGAATcaaataaacattttaaaaggttaaatagTTACCTTTAAATTCACTCCGTTCATTTTTATTCTTTATGTTTGGTATCATGTATGCAAATTAACGATTAAATGATGTTGATTGAGATTCCTCCTTTTTCATTTAAACAATACAAATTgtgtttatttataatattttcacttttataaaaaaaattgacactAGAAAAGTGTGAGATATTTAATGTCCAATGGAAAATGGAAGagatttaatgtcccaatgaatttaattaattaaaataatcactTGACACAATTTTTGATATAGTATTAGGTGCCTTTATGTTACGGAGTACGGAGTATAATGTAAAAGAGAATATTCCAAACTTAAAGATTAAACTGCGGCACCCAAAACGAAATACGTAAAGAATTAAAAGGACAGAGGGTCGAGTACactattaatgattttgaaggaataaattttttaaaattttattaataaaaaataaataacttttactttAAGAAGCATGTCGggataacttttaaacattttaagTTAATTTTTTCCGATATCCGATAGttattgtacaccacttttAAATAAGAATCCGTAATAGCTCAAAGTAGCATCTATAAAGAAACTTGGAATTGTTTTCATTTTTAAAAGACCATGTTTTGGAAATGGGCTATAGACTATAGGTTCCACACTTCCACTTCCTCCGAAACTACCACCCTACTCCAAAGGCAAAGTTTCAGCTAAAATGTGTCAAACAAATACATCCATTACGACTAATCTCTCATTCTCTCTCTCCATACTTAGTCAATATTATCACATTCTTTATTCTTCATCTTCACTTAGGCAAAGTGCCAAAGTTTACTGCTTATCTTTGAACAAACGTTATCATTTTCAACAAACCCTACGTCACTATTTACAACGTTTTATTCATACTTTTGCTACTCCTTGTCCGTGTCTTTCTCTGACTAATTCAATTCCCCCGTCTCGACCGCCTTCTTAAGGCATAAGTATATATAAGTAATCCCTATTTTCTGTCTAATCTAAACTTTGCTTGTCCAAAACCAATATGATGATCCTAGAATTCACATTCTTAATTTGGTTACTAATTACACTATTAGTGatcatatttttatttcatttcttGTATCACACGTCACTTTTTCGTATCATTACTAGGTTTTCAACTCTTCTTGTAAACCAATTTCATATCTATAATTCATACAAAATCCCTCAATACAATGATCATTCTCAAGAAAATCCCTTGTTTCGAAAAATCTTTACTTACATAAAATCATTGCCTTCTTTGGAAGATTCCGATTTGGCGGTTCTTTTTTCAGGAGATGAACCGGGTGATATTCTTGTGTCCTTAGACTCTAATGGGTGTGTTTCGGATACGTTTTTACATGCAGAAGTTACCT
This genomic stretch from Spinacia oleracea cultivar Varoflay chromosome 3, BTI_SOV_V1, whole genome shotgun sequence harbors:
- the LOC110783153 gene encoding uncharacterized protein, which produces MDNAYPKPLTIHWVSTTDSSEFTLLSWALTHSSLVALDAEWKPVRSQTTQLTDSDQDQDRTFPSVSLLQLACRLVEFPPDLADSTQFNQDDSVVFLVDLQSVPFASIYGQLKEMFVDENVLKLGFRFKQDLVYLSSTFCSHGFEPGFDLVEPFIDISSIYHHLQQRLTARKIGKNSKSLATICTELLGVSLSKELQCSDWSQRPLTEEQQIYAAIDAHCLLEIFDIFQLKVDKEGKSVNDVDMLGFPNLSLGLKEVLQRPTACERIVHSRVGEASSIVGATIATEFFKSEISMDMVVSGSLCRQTAPLKESLSRIVSDYGSKILLSESDKKPKISKKKGKKQPKPSLNGKPKGCDGVDDWQGLPPWESLNGGDGCPKFLCDVMIEGLAKHLRCVGIDAATPHSKKPESRELVDQAQRERRVILTRDAKLLRHDYLLDNQIYRVKSLLKNEQLLEVIQTFQLKISEDSLMSRCTKCNGRFIHKPLTTEEAIEAAKGFQKIPNCLFNKNLEFWQCMDCNQLYWEGTQYHNAVQKFINICSLGE